From Leptospira dzoumogneensis, one genomic window encodes:
- a CDS encoding TetR/AcrR family transcriptional regulator: MISGGKLSQETRSRILDKGLGVVSRSGLEGLSLGPLAELSGMSKSGLFAHFGSKEEIQISILNYTAEFSRSKVLEPALRSKEGLPRLRSLVKHWMGWSKKAGLPGGCPIAAGLFELDDSKGPVRQKLLSMESEWRALLKKFTKECVDLEELRSDLDLDQFVWELCGIYLVHHTSLRFLKDPKADYRANKAFESLLERSKPKIKRKK, translated from the coding sequence ATGATCTCGGGTGGGAAACTTAGTCAAGAAACCAGAAGCCGTATTTTAGATAAAGGACTAGGTGTAGTAAGTAGATCGGGTCTGGAAGGTTTAAGCCTTGGCCCTTTGGCGGAGCTTTCCGGCATGTCTAAAAGCGGATTATTCGCTCATTTCGGCTCTAAAGAAGAAATTCAAATTTCTATTCTGAACTACACAGCAGAGTTCTCTAGATCAAAAGTTTTGGAGCCCGCATTAAGATCCAAAGAGGGACTCCCCAGACTTCGTTCTTTAGTAAAACATTGGATGGGTTGGTCCAAAAAAGCCGGACTTCCTGGAGGATGCCCTATTGCTGCCGGATTATTCGAATTGGATGATTCAAAAGGTCCGGTTCGCCAAAAACTATTGTCTATGGAATCCGAATGGAGAGCTCTTTTAAAAAAGTTCACTAAAGAATGTGTGGATCTGGAAGAATTAAGATCCGATCTGGATCTGGACCAATTTGTCTGGGAGCTTTGCGGAATCTATTTAGTACATCATACTTCTCTTAGGTTTTTGAAAGATCCTAAAGCGGATTATAGAGCCAACAAAGCGTTCGAAAGTCTTTTAGAAAGATCTAAACC
- a CDS encoding GerMN domain-containing protein, with amino-acid sequence MPESDKLKSLLYILTGALFVLVLLDKSMGNKNTSSPGQESPSFFSKFNTIGKTSPLSPSSSENKGKQTHEQVMDRAEDEILTELMQNGENSSSEELTSDSNDPEEMFIPIVEMPKPGPTGPSPKIRLDHSPGEIKLYFLKFYGRGNKSHSRLVQLKRKFDHGDKILFILKELTKGPSSDEKTQGVLNALPNRMEYSKEYSAENGILKLYLGPDFEAGAGPELLKDRVDQICYSILENSELRGIRLFINGKQVRSLGGVGLPIPEVLTKNPRKIATL; translated from the coding sequence GTGCCCGAATCGGATAAACTTAAATCGCTTCTTTATATCCTGACAGGGGCTCTATTCGTTCTAGTTTTATTGGATAAGTCTATGGGGAATAAGAATACCTCCTCCCCCGGACAAGAATCCCCTTCTTTCTTTTCAAAATTTAATACGATCGGAAAAACGAGTCCATTATCTCCTTCTTCTTCAGAGAACAAAGGAAAACAAACCCATGAACAGGTAATGGACCGGGCGGAAGATGAAATTTTAACGGAGCTAATGCAGAATGGAGAAAACTCTTCTTCTGAAGAGCTCACCTCAGATTCGAACGATCCGGAAGAAATGTTTATCCCCATCGTGGAAATGCCAAAGCCTGGACCTACCGGCCCTTCTCCCAAAATTCGTTTGGATCATTCTCCAGGAGAGATCAAACTTTACTTTTTGAAGTTTTATGGAAGAGGGAACAAAAGCCATTCCAGACTGGTTCAGTTGAAAAGAAAATTCGACCATGGGGATAAGATCCTATTTATACTGAAGGAACTCACTAAGGGACCTTCTTCGGATGAGAAAACACAAGGTGTTCTGAACGCACTTCCAAACAGAATGGAATATTCTAAAGAATATTCTGCGGAAAATGGAATATTAAAACTATATTTAGGCCCTGACTTCGAAGCGGGTGCAGGTCCTGAACTTCTGAAAGATAGAGTGGACCAGATCTGTTACAGCATTCTGGAAAACTCCGAGCTAAGAGGGATCAGACTATTCATCAATGGGAAACAAGTCCGCTCTTTAGGCGGCGTAGGTCTTCCTATCCCGGAAGTTCTGACCAAAAATCCAAGAAAGATCGCCACTCTTTAA